ATCTTACTATTATTTTATTTTCTTTCCAACCCTTATGTTCAAAGTGATGATGAATAGGCGCCATTAAAAAAACTCTTTTTTGTCTTAACTTAAAAGAACCAACTTGTAAAATAACAGAAACTGTTTCAATTACAAAAATAAGACCAATAAATAAAAGTAAAATTTCACTTTTTCCAACAATTGCCATGTATCCCATAAATCCACCTAAAGGTAAAGAACCACTATCTCCCATGAATACCTCAGCAGGGTGAGAGTTAAACCAAAGAAAAGCAATCAATGAACCTATGATTGCTGAACCTAATATTGCTAATTCTCCTGCTATTTTTATATTTGGGATAAGTAAATATGCACTAAAAATTGCATGTCCAGAGATATAAACAATAGAAGATAAAGTAAAAAATGAAATTATTGAAGGAACAGTTGCCAAACCATCAAGTCCATCAGTTAAATTTACTGCATTTGAAGTTGAAACAATAACTAACATCCAAAAAACTATTGAATAAATTCCCATATCAAAAAGAGGCAGCTTATAAAAAGGAACATATAACTCTGTAGTGTGAGCATAATAATAAAGTGTTGCTGATACTAAAAAAGCACAAAGAAATTGTAATATAAGCTTAGCTCTAGCACTAAGTCCTGCTGAGTTTTTTTGTTTGAAAATTTTTGATAAGTCATCTTGCATTCCAATTAAACAAAATAATACAAGTGTTAAAAGTCCACCTACTACATAGAAATTATTTAATTTAACTGTTAATAGTGTTGCAATTATAGTTGAAAAAATGAATATAACTCCACCCATAGTAGGAGTCCCACATTTTACTTGATGAGATTCAGGGGCATACTCATATATAGGCTGATTGGCTTTTTTATTTTTCGCCCACTTTATAAATTTTGGCATTAAATACATTGTTAATAAAAAAGATATTAAAAAAGCAATTCCTGCACGAACTGTAATATATTGAAAGATATTAATCTCAAGATGTCTATAGAACCAGTAAAACAAATTTAAACCTTCGTTTAGATATAATCTCCGGATTATAATATATTAATAATTTTAAAAGGTTTAAATAATGACAAATAAAACAATTCTAATCATAACAGATGGTATTGGTCATAATAATTCATCAAATTTCAATGCCCTAAAAAATGCAAATACTCCAACTTATGATTATCTATTTAAAAATGTACCCTACTCTTTAATACATACTTATGGAACACATGTTGGTTTGCCAGATGGACAAATGGGGAATAGTGAAGTAGGACATATGAGTATAGGAAGTGGAAGGGTTTTGTATCAAGATTTAGTAAAAGTTAATTTAGCAATACAAAATGATACATTAAAAGATAATGAACTTTTAAACTCAACAATTGAGAAGTCAAATAATATTCATCTTATAGGATTAATTAGTGATGGTGGTGTTCACTCTCATATTAATCATGTAATAGCATTTGCCAAAATTTCTAAAAATCTAGAAAAAAAAGTATTTATTCATATAATAACTGATGGTAGAGATGTTGCTCCTAATTGTGCTAAAAAATATATAAAAGAGATAGAAAACATTTGTGATGATGATATCTCTATTGCTACTATTTGTGGAAGATACTATGCAATGGATAGGGATAATAGATGGGATAGAATAAAAAAAGCATATGATGCTATCGCTTTAGGTCTTCCAAAAACAAATGAAAATGTAAATAAATATATTGATGATTCTTATAAAAATGATATTTTAGATGA
This portion of the Arcobacter nitrofigilis DSM 7299 genome encodes:
- the mraY gene encoding phospho-N-acetylmuramoyl-pentapeptide-transferase; translated protein: MFYWFYRHLEINIFQYITVRAGIAFLISFLLTMYLMPKFIKWAKNKKANQPIYEYAPESHQVKCGTPTMGGVIFIFSTIIATLLTVKLNNFYVVGGLLTLVLFCLIGMQDDLSKIFKQKNSAGLSARAKLILQFLCAFLVSATLYYYAHTTELYVPFYKLPLFDMGIYSIVFWMLVIVSTSNAVNLTDGLDGLATVPSIISFFTLSSIVYISGHAIFSAYLLIPNIKIAGELAILGSAIIGSLIAFLWFNSHPAEVFMGDSGSLPLGGFMGYMAIVGKSEILLLFIGLIFVIETVSVILQVGSFKLRQKRVFLMAPIHHHFEHKGWKENKIIVRFWIIAFMANLFALLSFKIR